CGTCAGCCGAGCGTCGCCCTGCCCGTCGCGTCAGCCGGTGCCACGGCCGCACGCCACGACGTCACCGCACCCCGCTGGGCGCCGGGGGCCTGGGCGACGACGTGGTCGGCCAGCAGGTCGTAGAACTCCCGGGTCGTCCAGGGCTCCCAGCCGTGCGGCTGGTCGCGGCCGAACCGGTACGTCACGTTGGAGCCCTCGAGCTTGTCGACGCGTTCCTTGAACAGGTTGACGCCGACGTTCAGGAAGTACGTGTCGGCGTCGCCCACGTAGATGGTCAACCGGCCGTCGAGCTTGTCGCGCAGCTCGTCCCAGTGCTCCTCGACGTAGGTCGCGAGGTCGAAGTGGTCGCGCCAGTGGGCGGCGACGTCGTGGTCGATCTCACCCGTCGCCTTGTCCCAGATCGGCTTCGGGTAGCCGTCGGCACCGCGGGGGGAGAACACGGCCTGCCACACGTCCCACTGACCGAGCCCGGAGCGGCCGCGGCTGCCCAGCGCGCGCTCCCAGCCGTTCTCCTGGCCCATCGTGTACTGCGTCTTGCCGCTGACCTCGCGCGCCGACGGCACGGGGACGTCGAGGTAGGCGTGGTGGGTGACGCAGGCGTTGTCGTCGTCGTAGACGTCGACGAGCTGGTGGGCGTGGAAGTCCAGCGGGTCGGGGTAGCCGGCCCAGGCACCCTGGTAGAGGTCGGGGTAGAAGATCTGCGTGGCCGCGGCCTCCCAGCCGCCCGTCGAGCCGCCGGAGAGCACGCGCGCCCACGGAGCGCCGATGGTCCGGAAGCGACGGTCGACCTCTGGCAGCAGCTCGGTGTTCAGCGCGGTGCCGTACGGCCCGATGTTCGCGGAGTCGACGGCGTAGGAGTCGTCGTAGTAGGGGTTCTCGTGGCGGAAGGTCACCGTGATGAACTTCGGCGCCGTGCCGGACAACCAGTACGCGCTGAACTCGTTGCCGCCGTCCTCGGTGAACCCCCGCGGTGCGTCACCGGGGAAGTGGCCGTGGTGTAGCTCCATCG
The sequence above is drawn from the Kineococcus rhizosphaerae genome and encodes:
- a CDS encoding alpha/beta hydrolase-fold protein, with product MTGPSRRSFVAAVAGVGSGAAAVGGAPAASAAGPATPAHRPSLTASVTLAPGLVPGPVTGRVYVILTTDADSEPREQAGDVADGVPFWGLDVTGLAPGRSTSVPLAAPAVGFPLADASALPPGTYRAQAFFNVYTHFSRSDGAEIDLHLPGGDGHDVFASTGNLYGPVVEVTVPATGNRRTLRLTLDTVVQPSEPVPAGGTSQQGNPAESRHVKHVKIRSAVLSEFWGRDTYVAADVLLPLGYDEAANRTVRYPMELHHGHFPGDAPRGFTEDGGNEFSAYWLSGTAPKFITVTFRHENPYYDDSYAVDSANIGPYGTALNTELLPEVDRRFRTIGAPWARVLSGGSTGGWEAAATQIFYPDLYQGAWAGYPDPLDFHAHQLVDVYDDDNACVTHHAYLDVPVPSAREVSGKTQYTMGQENGWERALGSRGRSGLGQWDVWQAVFSPRGADGYPKPIWDKATGEIDHDVAAHWRDHFDLATYVEEHWDELRDKLDGRLTIYVGDADTYFLNVGVNLFKERVDKLEGSNVTYRFGRDQPHGWEPWTTREFYDLLADHVVAQAPGAQRGAVTSWRAAVAPADATGRATLG